One window from the genome of Phocoena phocoena chromosome 15, mPhoPho1.1, whole genome shotgun sequence encodes:
- the PRSS27 gene encoding serine protease 27, with amino-acid sequence MRQVPAVALLLLLLLLRFGTQEAEALIACGSPRMLNRMVGGQDTLEGEWPWQVSLQRNGSHFCGGSLITERWVLTAAHCFSNTSETSLCQVLLGVRQLVKPGPHAMYTRVKRVKSNPLYQGMASSADVALVELEAPVTFTNYILPVCVPDPSVIFETGMNCWVTGWGNPSEQDHLPNPRILQKLAVPIIDTPKCNLLYSKDSEPGFQPKTIKDDMLCAGFAEGKKDACKGDSGGPLVCLVGQSWLQAGVTSWGEGCARRNRPGVYIRVTSHHNWIHRIIPELQFQRPSSGGQKRDHRGQQPLGRNFAPCLAAHAILLVLMALLTFL; translated from the exons ATGAGGCAGGTGCCGGCTGTGGCCCTGCTcctgctcctgctgctgctgcggtTTG gGACTCAGGAGGCTGAGGCATTAATTG CCTGCGGAAGCCCAAGGATGCTGAACCGGATGGTGGGCGGGCAGGACACCTTGGAGGGCGAGTGGCCGTGGCAGGTCAGCCTTCAGCGAAATGGAAGCCACTTCTGCGGGGGCAGCCTCATCACAGAGCGCTGGGTCCTCACCGCAGCGCATTGCTTCTCCAA cacctCTGAAACATCCCTGTGCCAGGTCCTGCTGGGGGTGCGGCAACTGGTGAAGCCAGGGCCACACGCCATGTACACCCGGGTGAAGCGGGTCAAGAGTAACCCCCTGTACCAAGGCATGGCCTCTAGTGCCGATGTGGCTCTGGTGGAGCTGGAGGCACCTGTGACCTTCACCAATTACATCctccctgtgtgtgtgcctgACCCCTCAGTCATCTTTGAGACGGGCATGAACTGCTGGGTCACCGGCTGGGGCAACCCCAGTGAACAAG ACCACCTGCCCAACCCCCGGATCCTGCAGAAACTCGCTGTGCCAATCATTGACACGCCCAAGTGCAACCTGCTCTACAGCAAGGATTCTGAGCCTGGCTTCCAGCCGAAAACCATCAAGGATGACATGCTGTGTGCTGGCTTCGCCGAGGGCAAGAAGGACGCCTGCAAG GGAGACTCGGGGGGCCCCCTGGTGTGCCTTGTGGGTCAGTCATGGCTGCAGGCTGGGGTGACCAGCTGGGGTGAGGGCTGCGCCCGCCGGAACCGCCCAGGTGTCTATATCCGGGTCACCTCCCACCATAACTGGATCCATCGGATCATCCCAGAACTGCAGTTCCAGCGGCCTAGCTCGGGTGGCCAGAAGCGGGACCACCGGGGCCAGCAGCCCCTCGGTCGGAACTTTGCACCCTGCCTGGCAGCCCATGCCATCCTCCTGGTCCTCATGGCCCTGCTCACCTTCCTCTGA